A window from Photobacterium atrarenae encodes these proteins:
- a CDS encoding DUF2960 domain-containing protein, whose amino-acid sequence MSRTIIYTFKNEEKRLVFSYDHYRTIHEAVAAAEGIDLTEYLRMEQQVEAVSSGAKAVKDFRDSHFRKLGFGKISLAKKVNRGVGEK is encoded by the coding sequence ATGTCACGCACCATTATTTACACTTTTAAAAACGAAGAGAAGCGGCTGGTTTTCTCATACGATCATTACCGGACGATTCATGAGGCGGTTGCTGCTGCCGAGGGAATCGACCTGACCGAGTACCTGCGGATGGAGCAGCAGGTTGAAGCGGTGTCGTCTGGTGCCAAAGCCGTGAAGGACTTTCGCGACAGCCATTTCAGAAAACTGGGCTTTGGTAAAATTTCCCTGGCAAAGAAAGTCAATCGTGGGGTTGGCGAGAAGTGA
- a CDS encoding ceramidase domain-containing protein gives MQPFSKRARLLLLGAIVVLLAALLYHFAPITQNRNFYQYVDTRTWLGIPNFANVISNLPFLFVGILGLARTWPAHAGINPRHLASGNRLLYSTFYLGLIAAFFGSGYYHLTPGPLTLMVDRLAICISFMAFYCIVLAEYISSKLGRRLLLPLLIYSFGAVYYWYASDLAAGRGDLSAYILVQLVPIVHLPLILWLFRPTPLTRAPVTRFYYLGALLAYLLAKWAESNDGMLFQLTGEALSGHSLKHLLAGIGGYLVYKSMSDGQKKQG, from the coding sequence ATGCAGCCCTTCTCCAAACGTGCCCGCCTGCTATTGTTGGGGGCGATTGTGGTCTTACTGGCAGCCCTGCTCTATCACTTCGCCCCAATCACGCAGAACCGGAATTTTTATCAATATGTCGATACGCGAACATGGCTCGGCATTCCGAATTTTGCCAATGTGATCAGCAACCTTCCTTTTCTCTTCGTCGGTATACTGGGCCTGGCACGCACGTGGCCGGCACACGCCGGCATCAATCCACGTCACCTGGCATCCGGCAACCGCTTACTTTACAGTACTTTCTATCTTGGTCTTATCGCCGCTTTTTTTGGCTCCGGCTACTATCACTTGACGCCCGGTCCACTCACACTCATGGTGGATCGTCTGGCGATTTGTATCAGCTTTATGGCCTTCTATTGCATCGTCCTGGCAGAGTATATTTCTTCGAAGCTGGGGAGGCGCTTACTGCTGCCTTTGCTAATTTATAGCTTCGGGGCAGTCTATTACTGGTATGCCAGCGATCTTGCTGCCGGACGAGGCGATCTGTCAGCCTATATTCTGGTTCAGTTGGTCCCCATTGTTCATCTACCGTTGATCCTCTGGCTGTTCCGACCAACTCCGCTCACCCGCGCCCCAGTCACCCGTTTCTATTACCTTGGTGCATTACTGGCGTACCTGCTGGCAAAATGGGCAGAGTCCAATGACGGGATGTTATTTCAACTGACAGGCGAAGCGCTCAGCGGCCACAGCCTTAAACATCTACTGGCGGGTATCGGTGGATATTTGGTCTACAAAAGCATGTCCGACGGACAAAAAAAACAGGGCTGA